In Vigna unguiculata cultivar IT97K-499-35 chromosome 3, ASM411807v1, whole genome shotgun sequence, a single genomic region encodes these proteins:
- the LOC114179475 gene encoding two-component response regulator ARR11-like — translation MTLLSNSMDNGCFSSPRHEAFPAGLRVLVVDDDPTWLRILEKMLKKCLYEVTTCCLATEALKKLRERKDAYDIVISDVNMPDMDGFKLLEQVGLEMDLPVIMMSVDGETSRVMKGVQHGACDYLLKPIRMKELRNIWQHVFRKRMHEAKDFDSHEGFEALHLLMNGSDQSDDGNLFAVEEINSIKKRKDADSKHEDKEFGDHSPTKKARVVWSVDLHQKFVKAVNQIGFDKVGPKKILDLMSVPWLTRENVASHLQKYRLYLSRLQKENDQKSSSSGIKHSDSPSKDPGSLSFLNTASNKQQNDVAIDSFSHSDGSLLLQMDAPSHEGDLKGILSEPTTEKRRASPKSSQMSLNQPFSSVESSEASHAIFDCTIQTQYSWGEFPKGPLKEEQKTVVQSEDSFSQLPLHGTRHHIQVDQSQSIASINSNPSITEEEVAPSLDTKPLYAGYKSDYVSPVSSMGTAVDTFPNHSKSLIVNDQSSEPIFTSNLGLKTDGFDFDCISDLDFYQRNLLLGSEAASAAPLEEDLNFFLLQTEWYNMNFGQQNIDISECYDPRLVAEAPGYFYDSADYSSVDQSLFIA, via the exons ATGACTCTTCTCTCCAACAGCATGGACAATGGTTGCTTCTCTTCGCCACGCCATGAGGCTTTTCCAGCTGGTCTGCGAGTTcttgttgttgatgatgatcCAACATGGTTGAGGATCCTTGAAAAGATGCTCAAGAAGTGTTTGTATGAAG TGACTACATGTTGTTTAGCGACAGAGGCTCTGAAAAAACTTCGAGAAAGGAAAGATGCGTATGACATAGTGATCAGCGATGTGAACATGCCTGACATGGATGGCTTCAAACTTCTTGAGCAAGTTGGACTTGAGATGGATCTTCCTGTTATTA TGATGTCTGTTGATGGAGAAACCAGCAGGGTGATGAAAGGTGTTCAACATGGTGCATGTGATTATCTCCTCAAGCCTATAAGAATGAAAGAACTGAGAAACATATGGCAGCACGTCTTTAGAAAAAGGATGCATGAAGCGAAAGATTTTGATAGCCATGAGGGTTTTGAGGCCCTTCACTTGCTGATGAATGGATCAGATCAGTCCGATGATGGTAACCTGTTTGCTGTAGAAGAAATTAACtcaataaagaaaagaaaagatgcaGATAGCAAGCACGAGGATAAAGAATTTGGAGATCATTCTCCCACAAAGAAAGCTAGGGTAGTTTGGTCTGTGGATCTTCACCAGAAATTTGTCAAAGCCGTGAATCAAATTGGATTTGATA AAGTTGGTCCCAAGAAAATTCTTGATTTGATGAGTGTTCCCTGGTTAACCAGAGAAAATGTTGCTAGTCACTTGCAG AAATACAGGCTCTACTTGAGTAGGTTGCAAAAGGAAAATGATCAGAAATCTTCCTCAAGTGGAATAAAGCATTCGGATTCACCTTCAAAAGATCCAGGAAGTCTTAGTTTTCTAAACACTGCAAGCAACAAGCAACAAAATGATGTTGCCATCGACAGCTTCAGTCATTCAGATGGAAGTTTACTACTTCAGATGGATGCTCCAAGTCATGAAGGTGATCTCAAGGGAATCTTGTCAGAGCCTACAACCGAAAAAAGAAGAGCTTCACCAAAAAGTTCACAGATGAGCCTGAATCAACCTTTTTCATCTGTAGAGTCATCAGAAGCAAGCCATGCAATATTTGATTGCACCATACAAACACAGTACTCTTGGGGTGAGTTTCCAAAAGGTCCACTCAAAGAAGAACAGAAGACAGTTGTTCAATCAGAGGATAGCTTCAGCCAGTTGCCATTACATGGTACACGGCATCACATTCAGGTTGATCAATCACAATCCATTGCTTCCATTAATTCTAATCCTTCTATAACAGAAGAAGAGGTTGCTCCCAGCTTAGACACCAAACCTTTATATGCTGGTTACAAGAGTGATTATGTGAGTCCTGTGAGTTCAATGGGAACTGCAGTTGACACCTTTCCTAATCATTCCAAAAGCCTCATCGTGAATGATCAATCTTCAGAGCCCATTTTCACCTCAAATTTGGGATTGAAAACTGATGGATTTGATTTTGATTGCATTTCTGATCTGGATTTTTACCAAAGGAATCTATTATTGGGTAGTGAGGCAGCTTCTGCAGCACCTTTGGAAGAGGACCTGAATTTCTTTTTGCTGCAAACTGAATGGTACAACATGAATTTTGGGCAGCAGAATATAGATATATCAGAATGTTATGATCCAAGGCTTGTTGCTGAAGCCCCTGGCTACTTTTATGATTCTGCAGATTATTCATCGGTAGACCAAAGTCTATTCATAGCATGA